In Bacteroidales bacterium, the following are encoded in one genomic region:
- a CDS encoding PepSY domain-containing protein → MRVMKWLHRWLGVIVAFFVLFFALSGIVLNHRGFFSIIDVNRNLLPGKYRFGNWNLAAVRSATTVGTDSLLIFGNIGIWLTDNSFSQFEPMNEGLKKGIDNRKTMAVVRTNSGRVFAGTLSGVYELETDRWKKIELPDNENRIAAMIAMGDSLLVLTRSHLMIARENPGEVVFEKIQLPHPAGFVSETSLFKALWTIHSGEIFGLPGKLIVDVVGLIMIFLSFTGIVWFIAPDVIKKFRHRKKLKKNTARLNRFSRKWHNHIGIWAVAILIITTLTGMFLRPPLLIVIIRSKVPAYKFTALFNINPWHDKLRGIQYDKFNHSFIFSTSDGFYHAEPNLTDSLRRFRVQPPVSVMGINVFEQPERGVFVVGSFSGIYRWVPAVNYAQDMITGLEVQPRRGGPPAFGSIAVAGYINTSTGEDFIFDYDAGVFSKKPGQRFPDMAAHIKNKSPLPLWNTALEIHTGRIYYVIFGKYQPWFIPIIGLHILIVLITGLIRWFREHARKRRVRKDCDSVLL, encoded by the coding sequence ATGAGGGTGATGAAATGGCTGCACCGGTGGCTGGGGGTGATTGTCGCGTTTTTTGTGCTGTTTTTTGCACTCTCCGGCATCGTGCTCAACCACCGGGGCTTCTTCTCTATTATTGATGTGAACCGCAACCTCTTGCCGGGCAAATACCGTTTCGGGAACTGGAACCTTGCTGCCGTGCGTTCGGCAACAACTGTTGGAACCGATAGTCTGCTGATTTTTGGCAATATTGGCATCTGGCTTACCGACAACAGTTTTTCGCAGTTCGAACCTATGAACGAGGGTTTGAAAAAAGGCATTGACAACCGCAAAACCATGGCGGTGGTCAGAACCAACAGCGGAAGGGTCTTTGCCGGGACATTGTCGGGAGTTTATGAACTCGAAACAGATCGCTGGAAAAAAATTGAACTTCCGGATAACGAAAACCGTATCGCAGCTATGATCGCTATGGGCGACAGCCTGCTGGTACTTACCCGATCTCACTTAATGATTGCAAGAGAGAATCCGGGTGAGGTGGTGTTCGAAAAAATACAACTCCCCCACCCTGCCGGGTTCGTATCAGAAACATCATTGTTCAAAGCGTTATGGACAATACACAGCGGAGAAATATTTGGCCTGCCCGGCAAGCTGATCGTTGACGTTGTGGGCCTGATTATGATCTTTCTATCCTTCACCGGCATTGTTTGGTTTATCGCTCCCGATGTGATCAAAAAATTCAGACACAGAAAAAAGCTTAAAAAAAACACTGCCAGGCTGAACCGCTTTTCGCGGAAATGGCATAACCACATCGGCATCTGGGCGGTGGCCATTCTAATTATCACGACCCTGACTGGAATGTTTCTCAGACCACCATTGCTGATTGTGATTATTCGCAGCAAGGTTCCAGCCTACAAGTTCACGGCGCTTTTCAACATTAATCCCTGGCACGACAAGCTGCGTGGTATCCAATACGATAAATTTAACCATAGTTTTATTTTCTCAACTTCCGATGGTTTTTACCATGCCGAACCGAACCTGACCGATAGCCTGAGGCGTTTCCGTGTTCAGCCCCCGGTCAGCGTGATGGGCATCAATGTGTTTGAGCAGCCTGAAAGAGGGGTATTCGTTGTTGGTTCGTTCAGTGGCATTTATCGCTGGGTTCCGGCAGTGAATTATGCGCAGGATATGATCACCGGCCTGGAAGTTCAACCCAGACGTGGCGGGCCGCCAGCCTTTGGCAGTATCGCTGTGGCAGGTTATATAAATACCAGCACCGGCGAAGATTTTATTTTCGATTACGATGCCGGCGTGTTTTCAAAGAAACCCGGTCAACGTTTCCCGGATATGGCTGCGCATATAAAAAACAAATCACCACTGCCTCTTTGGAATACAGCCCTCGAAATCCACACAGGACGTATCTATTACGTGATCTTCGGTAAGTACCAACCCTGGTTTATCCCCATCATAGGCCTGCACATCCTTATAGTTCTGATCACAGGATTGATCCGGTGGTTTCGGGAGCATGCTCGTAAACGACGGGTGAGGAAGGATTGTGATTCAGTTTTATTGTGA
- a CDS encoding cupin domain-containing protein produces METTGLEHSKVMDFNGIIEYSADGIISKQVIKKPTGNVTLFSFDRGQGLSEHTAPFDALVNVIEGEAVVTIDKKNYNLKAGEAIIMPANVPHALSALVRFKMLLTMIRS; encoded by the coding sequence ATGGAAACAACTGGATTAGAACACTCAAAAGTGATGGATTTCAATGGAATCATCGAATATTCGGCTGATGGAATTATCAGCAAGCAAGTAATTAAAAAGCCTACGGGCAATGTAACCTTGTTCTCGTTCGATCGCGGACAAGGCCTCAGCGAGCATACCGCTCCATTTGATGCGCTCGTGAACGTAATCGAGGGTGAAGCTGTGGTAACCATTGACAAGAAAAACTACAACCTCAAAGCCGGCGAAGCCATTATCATGCCTGCAAACGTTCCGCATGCATTATCGGCGCTCGTGAGGTTCAAGATGTTGCTCACCATGATCAGGAGCTAA
- a CDS encoding 4Fe-4S dicluster domain-containing protein, which yields MKRTIINIDEDLCNGCGDCIPNCHEGALQVIDGKARLISDLMCDGLGACVGHCPVGAITMEECEAEPYNETLVMEQIVKKGRNTVLAHFSHLRDHNQKGFLQEAIEYIRKNNIDLSPGGELDRGNAQAAGHPSIKQVVAEQKKAHGGGGCPGMAMADFREKQPVAHTHAHNHEPEGNGGGPSELRQWPVQLHLLNPNAPYFKNADVVLAADCAAFAHGNFHQKFLKGKTLAIACPKLDSNQETYLEKLTAMIQHANINTLTVVIMEVPCCGGLERMAQTAIARSGKKTPMKLAMVSIQGEVIKEEWV from the coding sequence ATGAAAAGAACGATCATAAACATTGACGAAGACCTTTGCAACGGCTGCGGCGATTGCATTCCCAATTGTCATGAAGGAGCGCTGCAGGTAATTGACGGCAAAGCCCGCCTTATCAGCGACCTGATGTGCGACGGCCTTGGCGCTTGTGTTGGTCATTGCCCGGTGGGAGCCATCACAATGGAAGAATGCGAGGCTGAACCCTACAATGAAACCCTTGTAATGGAGCAAATTGTAAAAAAAGGCCGCAACACCGTGCTTGCCCACTTCTCACATCTTCGCGATCATAACCAGAAAGGGTTTCTTCAGGAAGCCATCGAATACATCCGCAAAAATAACATTGACCTTAGCCCGGGCGGTGAATTGGATAGAGGCAACGCTCAAGCTGCTGGCCATCCAAGCATTAAACAAGTTGTTGCTGAGCAGAAGAAAGCCCACGGAGGTGGTGGTTGCCCCGGAATGGCAATGGCGGATTTCAGGGAAAAGCAGCCCGTAGCGCATACACATGCGCACAATCATGAACCTGAAGGAAATGGTGGTGGCCCTTCCGAACTCCGTCAATGGCCTGTTCAATTACATTTATTGAACCCAAATGCACCTTACTTTAAAAATGCCGATGTAGTGCTTGCCGCCGACTGTGCAGCTTTTGCCCACGGCAATTTCCACCAGAAATTCCTGAAAGGCAAAACACTGGCCATCGCCTGTCCGAAGTTGGATTCGAACCAGGAAACCTATCTTGAAAAACTTACAGCCATGATCCAGCATGCCAACATCAACACCCTCACAGTAGTAATTATGGAAGTTCCCTGCTGCGGTGGATTGGAACGCATGGCTCAAACGGCCATCGCAAGATCCGGCAAAAAAACTCCAATGAAACTGGCAATGGTCAGCATACAGGGGGAGGTAATTAAGGAGGAATGGGTTTAG
- a CDS encoding Rrf2 family transcriptional regulator, producing the protein MSKFINISEAASLAIHSMALIAAGNAKLNVNNIAEITGASKNHLAKVLQTLVKYDLLVSNRGPKGGFELKRAADQISLFEVYQLMEGIIDRDHCGLHNSPCPFSDCIFGGMTRQFTSDFIEYLQNKKLSDIQYKTQDEKNDHKH; encoded by the coding sequence ATGTCAAAATTCATTAACATATCAGAAGCAGCCTCGCTGGCAATTCATAGCATGGCATTAATAGCGGCGGGAAATGCGAAACTGAATGTGAACAATATCGCTGAAATTACAGGCGCTTCAAAGAATCATCTGGCCAAGGTATTGCAAACACTTGTAAAGTATGATTTACTGGTTTCGAACCGTGGGCCAAAAGGCGGATTTGAATTGAAGCGTGCAGCAGATCAGATATCATTGTTCGAAGTTTATCAGCTGATGGAAGGTATCATTGACCGCGACCATTGCGGATTGCATAATAGTCCCTGCCCGTTTTCCGATTGCATATTTGGTGGCATGACCCGGCAGTTCACGAGTGATTTCATCGAATACCTTCAAAATAAAAAATTATCAGACATTCAATACAAAACCCAGGATGAAAAGAACGATCATAAACATTGA
- a CDS encoding Rrf2 family transcriptional regulator, with amino-acid sequence MSRIIALSEAASIAIHSFVLISRSEEMLNVNKISEATGSSKHHVAKVLQRLVKDGYLSSTRGPSGGFIMRKEPNEVTLLNIYEAIEGKIEITDCPMEHPVCPFDKCLMGNVVKKLTAEFRDHLASQTIEEFL; translated from the coding sequence ATGTCGCGTATCATTGCCCTGTCAGAAGCCGCATCCATTGCTATTCACAGTTTTGTGCTGATTTCCCGCAGCGAAGAAATGCTGAATGTGAACAAAATATCGGAAGCCACCGGTTCATCAAAACACCATGTTGCTAAGGTATTGCAGCGTTTAGTCAAGGATGGCTACCTTTCCTCTACCCGCGGGCCAAGCGGTGGTTTTATAATGCGCAAAGAGCCAAATGAAGTTACTTTGTTGAACATATACGAAGCCATTGAAGGCAAGATTGAGATCACCGATTGCCCCATGGAGCATCCGGTTTGCCCATTCGATAAATGCCTGATGGGAAATGTTGTAAAGAAACTCACGGCTGAATTCCGCGATCACCTGGCAAGCCAGACTATTGAAGAGTTTTTGTAG
- a CDS encoding HD domain-containing protein codes for MENKSFAEDLQHPVFEITAQAAREMGKPAFVIGGFVRDLIMQRPCTDIDIVVAGNGIELANRVAEKIAEGSQVTVFKNFGTAMLHFRHYQVEFVGARKESYNRDSRKPMVEEGTLEDDQFRRDFIINALALSLQTEDYGRLVDPFNGLQDIENRIIRTPLNPDTTFSDDPLRMMRAIRFATQLDFGIEPETWQSIQRNRERISIVSGERVTEELNKIILAQVPSGGFKLLDECGLLELIFPQFLALKGAELVEGVGHKDNFYHTLKVLDNLAEKSENLWLRWAALLHDIGKPATKRFNVETGWTFHGHDHLGYKMVPQIFKHLRLPLNEKMKYVQKLVLLHLRPIVLSEEQVTESAVRRLLFDAGDDIDDLMLLCEADITSKNPNKVRRFLSNFALVRKKLKEVEESDKLRNWQPPVSGEVIMETFGLSPSREVGVIKTAIREAILDGVISNNFEEAYALMLKEGEKMGLERVK; via the coding sequence ATGGAAAATAAAAGCTTTGCTGAGGATTTGCAACATCCGGTTTTTGAGATCACGGCCCAGGCTGCCCGCGAAATGGGCAAACCGGCTTTTGTGATTGGCGGTTTTGTGCGCGACCTCATCATGCAGCGCCCCTGTACCGATATTGATATTGTGGTGGCCGGCAACGGCATTGAACTTGCCAACAGGGTAGCCGAGAAGATCGCGGAGGGAAGCCAGGTGACGGTGTTCAAAAACTTCGGCACCGCCATGCTGCATTTCCGGCATTACCAGGTGGAATTTGTAGGCGCCCGCAAGGAATCCTACAACAGGGATTCAAGAAAACCCATGGTTGAAGAAGGAACCCTGGAAGACGATCAGTTTCGACGTGATTTTATCATCAACGCCCTGGCGCTGAGCTTACAAACCGAAGATTACGGTCGCCTTGTTGACCCGTTTAACGGTTTGCAGGATATTGAGAACCGAATCATCCGCACTCCCTTAAATCCTGATACCACATTTTCTGATGATCCGCTGCGTATGATGCGTGCGATCCGTTTTGCGACCCAACTGGATTTTGGGATCGAACCCGAAACCTGGCAGTCAATACAACGAAACAGGGAGAGGATTTCGATCGTTTCGGGTGAGCGGGTGACAGAAGAACTTAACAAGATTATTCTGGCCCAGGTTCCATCAGGAGGTTTTAAATTGCTTGACGAATGCGGCTTATTGGAGCTGATCTTCCCCCAGTTTCTCGCCCTGAAAGGCGCTGAGCTTGTTGAAGGCGTGGGTCATAAAGATAATTTTTATCATACGTTGAAAGTGCTTGACAATCTGGCTGAGAAATCTGAAAACCTTTGGCTGCGATGGGCTGCATTGCTGCATGATATTGGAAAGCCCGCCACCAAGCGGTTCAATGTCGAAACCGGATGGACTTTTCATGGGCATGACCATTTGGGTTACAAAATGGTTCCCCAGATTTTTAAACACCTCCGGCTGCCCCTCAATGAGAAAATGAAGTATGTGCAGAAACTTGTGTTGCTGCACCTGCGGCCCATCGTGCTTTCTGAGGAACAAGTTACTGAGTCGGCAGTGCGCAGGCTATTGTTTGATGCCGGCGATGATATTGACGATCTGATGCTCCTCTGCGAAGCCGACATCACTTCAAAAAATCCGAATAAAGTAAGGCGGTTTCTAAGCAACTTTGCCCTGGTTCGCAAGAAACTGAAAGAAGTGGAGGAAAGCGACAAACTCAGGAACTGGCAGCCCCCGGTTTCGGGCGAGGTGATCATGGAAACTTTTGGTTTGAGCCCAAGCCGTGAGGTTGGGGTCATAAAAACGGCCATACGCGAAGCCATCCTTGATGGGGTCATAAGTAATAATTTTGAAGAAGCTTATGCCTTAATGTTAAAGGAAGGTGAAAAAATGGGGCTTGAGCGGGTCAAATAA
- the miaA gene encoding tRNA (adenosine(37)-N6)-dimethylallyltransferase MiaA produces the protein MHTNLPPPNTPLLIVLAGPTAVGKTGVALQLAQEFGTEIISSDSRQFYREMKIGTAIPSPEELSVVTHHFIGHLSIHDRYDVSRFETEALARLEQLFLEHKLVIMTGGSGLYINAVCKGFDELPDRDRGLRKKLQALFDNEGIAALQDKLKKLDPLYFEKVDKNNPNRLLRAIEVCEATGKPYSQLRKGQVKERPFRILKIALNRDREELFERIAARTNQMMAEGLLDEVKSLLPYRHENALNTVGYKELFEHLDGNISLEEAITNIKTNTRRYAKRQLTWFKKDHEYHWFHPERIAEIATLIATENS, from the coding sequence ATGCACACAAACCTCCCACCTCCCAACACCCCCCTGCTAATCGTGCTCGCCGGCCCAACGGCTGTTGGGAAAACTGGTGTTGCTTTACAATTGGCACAGGAGTTTGGGACGGAGATTATTTCTTCTGACTCAAGGCAGTTTTACAGGGAAATGAAAATCGGAACCGCCATTCCTTCGCCGGAAGAACTGTCAGTGGTTACGCATCATTTCATCGGGCATCTTTCAATTCATGATCGGTATGATGTTTCGAGGTTTGAAACCGAAGCACTTGCCAGGCTGGAGCAGTTGTTTCTTGAACACAAGCTTGTGATCATGACCGGGGGCAGCGGATTATACATCAATGCGGTTTGCAAAGGATTTGACGAACTTCCCGATCGCGACCGGGGCTTGCGCAAGAAGCTTCAGGCTTTATTTGATAATGAAGGAATTGCTGCTTTACAGGATAAACTTAAAAAACTTGATCCGCTGTATTTCGAAAAAGTGGATAAAAACAATCCCAATCGTTTGCTGCGTGCTATCGAAGTTTGCGAGGCCACAGGCAAACCTTATTCACAGTTGAGAAAAGGGCAGGTGAAGGAAAGGCCTTTCCGGATTTTGAAAATTGCATTAAACCGTGATCGTGAAGAACTTTTTGAACGCATTGCTGCAAGAACCAATCAGATGATGGCTGAGGGTTTACTGGATGAAGTAAAAAGCCTCTTGCCCTATCGCCATGAAAATGCCCTGAACACGGTTGGATACAAGGAGCTCTTCGAACACCTGGATGGAAATATCTCACTGGAAGAAGCCATTACCAACATCAAAACAAATACCCGCCGCTATGCCAAGCGCCAGCTTACCTGGTTTAAGAAAGACCATGAATACCATTGGTTTCATCCGGAACGGATTGCGGAAATTGCTACGTTGATTGCCACAGAAAATTCTTGA
- a CDS encoding T9SS type A sorting domain-containing protein, producing the protein MKGYPYTYFILYTEDGGETWTEQTLPDNYRGIPAQANCVFFINDTVGWIGTSGSGFGGSIYITKDGGANWKKQQDFEQEIFDIQMLSIDTGWAVGGDFVYHTTNGSFVTSVIEHHLAKESLRIIPNPVSNTFRIETNIAFSYENCQLEITNITGNPILRLNSVSFEAITSESIDLANYPAGIYFVTIRYESNNQINCFNQKVIKL; encoded by the coding sequence GTGAAAGGCTATCCTTACACTTACTTTATTTTATATACTGAAGATGGTGGAGAAACATGGACAGAGCAAACACTCCCGGATAATTACCGTGGGATTCCAGCTCAAGCCAACTGCGTGTTTTTTATAAACGATACTGTTGGATGGATAGGAACCAGTGGGTCAGGGTTCGGAGGTTCAATATATATAACAAAAGATGGGGGGGCTAACTGGAAAAAGCAACAGGATTTTGAACAAGAAATTTTCGACATACAGATGCTTAGCATTGATACCGGCTGGGCCGTTGGTGGTGATTTTGTTTACCATACTACAAATGGGTCATTTGTTACCAGTGTAATTGAACATCACCTTGCAAAAGAATCGTTAAGAATAATACCAAACCCTGTAAGCAATACTTTTCGTATAGAAACCAACATTGCGTTTTCTTATGAGAATTGCCAGCTGGAAATTACAAATATTACCGGGAATCCCATTCTTCGTTTAAACAGTGTTTCTTTTGAAGCAATCACCTCTGAATCCATTGACCTGGCAAACTACCCTGCCGGAATTTACTTTGTAACAATCCGGTACGAATCCAATAATCAAATAAATTGTTTCAACCAAAAAGTCATTAAGCTATGA
- a CDS encoding S9 family peptidase has translation MKRINTLLSIILLLGLTAQANEPFSAELMWALGRVSEAQVSSDGTLVLYGITNYSIEENKGKRDLFIVPVAGGEPKKITSQETSCYNAIWRPDGKAIGYLTSASGSMQIWEMDADGGNPRQVSDVEGGINGFAYSPDMKHVLFTQDVKLDASPLDLYPHLPKANAFIADDLMYRHWDSWHDYTYSHIFVASYENGKTAEPLDIMKGERFDSPLKPWGGMEQIAWSPDGTKIAYTCKKLSGKEYALSTNSDIYIYDLNTKRATNLTPDNPGYDQEPVFSPDGKKLVWHSMATAGFEADKQRIMIHDFDNKTTTDFSKDFDQSSSGFTWSADGKMLYFISGIQATYQIFSLDIDSGKIAQITKGDHNYQSVAIANDALVGTKMTMGLPTEIFRVDVQTGEETQLSFTNKKILDNTMLATIQKRWVPTTDGKEMLVWVILPPDFDPNKKYPALLYCQGGPQSAVSQFFSYRWNFQMMAANGYVVVAPNRRGLPTFGQEWNDQISGDYGGQNMLDYLSAIDDVAKEPWVDENRLGAVGASYGGYSVFYLAGHHNKRFKAFISHCGIFNLESFYASTEEYFFVNYDYKGASWEEPQPPSYRFSPHLYVKNWDTPIMIIHGANDFRIPYAQSLQAFNTAQLLGIPSRLLFFAEESHFVLKPQNAVLWQNEFFRWLDQWLK, from the coding sequence ATGAAAAGAATAAACACACTGCTTTCGATCATCCTGTTGTTGGGTCTCACAGCCCAGGCAAATGAACCTTTTTCAGCTGAGCTTATGTGGGCGCTTGGCCGTGTTAGCGAAGCCCAGGTATCATCTGACGGTACATTGGTGCTTTATGGGATTACCAATTACAGCATTGAAGAAAACAAGGGCAAACGCGACTTGTTCATTGTGCCCGTTGCTGGTGGCGAACCGAAAAAAATCACTTCACAGGAAACAAGTTGTTATAATGCCATCTGGCGTCCCGATGGTAAGGCAATCGGCTACCTGACTTCTGCCTCAGGCTCAATGCAAATCTGGGAAATGGATGCCGATGGCGGCAACCCGCGCCAGGTAAGCGATGTGGAAGGCGGCATCAATGGGTTCGCATATTCACCGGACATGAAGCATGTGCTTTTCACGCAAGATGTTAAGCTCGATGCCAGTCCGCTGGATTTATATCCCCACCTGCCCAAAGCCAACGCTTTTATTGCTGACGATCTGATGTACCGCCACTGGGATAGCTGGCACGATTACACCTATTCCCATATTTTCGTGGCAAGCTATGAGAACGGTAAAACAGCTGAACCGCTCGATATAATGAAAGGCGAACGCTTTGACAGCCCGTTGAAACCTTGGGGTGGCATGGAACAAATCGCCTGGAGCCCCGATGGAACAAAAATCGCTTATACCTGCAAGAAACTTTCGGGCAAAGAATATGCTTTAAGCACCAACTCGGATATTTATATCTATGACCTGAACACAAAAAGGGCCACCAATCTTACACCCGACAACCCTGGCTATGACCAGGAACCTGTGTTCTCGCCCGATGGAAAGAAACTGGTTTGGCACAGCATGGCAACTGCTGGTTTCGAAGCCGATAAGCAACGCATCATGATCCATGATTTTGATAATAAAACCACCACCGACTTCTCAAAGGACTTTGACCAAAGTTCATCGGGTTTTACGTGGTCAGCCGACGGCAAAATGCTTTATTTCATCAGCGGCATTCAGGCAACTTACCAGATATTCTCCCTTGATATTGACTCAGGGAAAATCGCACAGATAACCAAAGGAGATCACAACTACCAGAGCGTAGCCATTGCAAATGATGCGCTTGTTGGAACCAAAATGACAATGGGTTTACCTACTGAAATATTCCGTGTTGATGTTCAAACCGGGGAAGAAACCCAGCTCAGCTTTACCAATAAAAAAATCCTCGACAACACCATGCTTGCCACAATCCAAAAGCGTTGGGTTCCCACCACTGATGGCAAAGAAATGCTGGTTTGGGTCATACTGCCGCCTGATTTCGATCCCAATAAGAAATATCCCGCCCTGCTGTATTGCCAGGGTGGCCCGCAAAGTGCGGTGAGCCAGTTTTTCTCTTACCGCTGGAACTTCCAGATGATGGCGGCAAACGGCTATGTTGTTGTGGCTCCGAACCGCCGCGGACTGCCAACATTCGGGCAGGAATGGAACGACCAAATCAGTGGCGATTATGGCGGTCAAAACATGCTCGATTATCTGTCGGCCATTGATGACGTTGCCAAAGAACCCTGGGTAGATGAAAACCGATTGGGAGCCGTTGGCGCCAGCTACGGAGGGTATTCTGTTTTTTACCTGGCCGGACATCATAACAAACGCTTTAAGGCTTTTATTTCGCATTGTGGCATTTTCAACCTCGAAAGTTTCTATGCATCCACCGAAGAGTATTTCTTTGTGAATTACGATTATAAAGGCGCATCCTGGGAAGAACCGCAACCTCCCTCCTACCGCTTTTCGCCGCATCTGTATGTTAAAAACTGGGATACGCCTATCATGATCATTCATGGCGCCAACGATTTCAGGATTCCTTATGCACAAAGTTTGCAAGCGTTCAATACCGCCCAGCTTCTTGGAATTCCAAGCCGGCTGCTGTTCTTTGCAGAAGAATCGCATTTCGTACTCAAACCCCAGAATGCCGTTCTATGGCAGAATGAGTTTTTCAGATGGCTGGATCAGTGGCTGAAGTAG
- a CDS encoding universal stress protein, translating to MDVNKMKNIILVPTDFSEVCTNAANKAAEAAGSLKFKVVLLHVINKETKAYLKEEKLSAEFIDQRLKALASELKTAYNVEVDYLVKEGTIFDVIPEVATDLGANLMYLGTHGKVGMQHLTGSFAIKVVTSSPCPVIVVQKRPFDKGYKNVVLPITSGAGPWEKTKWAVYMAKQFGSTIQLLLPNNPAEDVTSATERISGYFDKNEVTHSVSIAGKAGSFSKQVIDFAVAGNSDLIMIMTNPDKGYSKFILGSYDEDMLFNAAQVPVMCINPRKFNYEILGL from the coding sequence ATGGACGTCAACAAAATGAAAAACATCATTCTGGTTCCCACCGATTTTTCGGAGGTGTGCACCAATGCTGCCAATAAAGCCGCTGAAGCAGCCGGTTCGCTGAAATTTAAAGTGGTGCTGCTGCACGTGATCAACAAAGAAACCAAGGCATACCTGAAAGAAGAAAAGCTTTCGGCTGAATTCATTGATCAGCGACTGAAAGCCCTTGCTTCCGAACTTAAGACTGCCTACAATGTGGAGGTGGATTATTTGGTTAAAGAAGGTACCATATTCGATGTGATCCCGGAGGTTGCAACTGATCTTGGCGCAAACCTGATGTACCTCGGCACCCACGGGAAAGTTGGCATGCAACACCTCACCGGTAGTTTTGCCATCAAAGTGGTCACTTCATCACCCTGCCCGGTCATCGTGGTTCAAAAAAGGCCATTCGATAAAGGCTATAAAAATGTTGTATTGCCCATCACGAGTGGTGCCGGCCCATGGGAAAAAACAAAATGGGCTGTTTATATGGCCAAACAGTTTGGCTCAACCATTCAGTTGTTGCTTCCTAACAATCCTGCCGAGGATGTTACATCTGCTACCGAAAGAATTTCAGGCTATTTCGATAAAAATGAAGTTACCCACAGTGTAAGCATAGCCGGTAAAGCAGGAAGTTTTTCCAAACAGGTAATTGATTTTGCTGTTGCCGGCAATTCCGATCTTATCATGATCATGACCAACCCCGATAAAGGCTATTCAAAGTTCATCCTGGGAAGCTATGACGAAGATATGCTCTTCAATGCAGCACAGGTTCCTGTAATGTGCATTAATCCACGGAAATTCAATTACGAGATTTTAGGTTTATAG
- a CDS encoding phosphohydrolase, with translation MNLDAARDYILKRMASELSPHLHYHSIDHTFDVHHACLELARIEGVNGSDLALLETAAFFHDSGIIETYENHEEASVKIAREILPEFGYTEDEMKIIECIILKTKLPQSAITLLGEILCDSDLDYLGRPDFFMIAQRLRYEWELMGNRYGLREWYEMQLRFLGNHKYYTRAARLLRDEGKRKNLTEIERTLGK, from the coding sequence ATGAACCTGGATGCTGCCCGCGATTATATCCTGAAACGTATGGCTAGTGAGCTTAGCCCTCATCTGCATTACCATAGTATTGATCACACCTTTGATGTGCATCACGCCTGTCTTGAACTGGCCAGAATTGAAGGGGTTAACGGTTCAGACCTTGCCTTGCTTGAGACTGCCGCTTTTTTTCACGATTCAGGAATTATTGAAACTTATGAGAACCATGAAGAGGCTTCGGTGAAAATTGCCAGGGAAATTCTCCCGGAATTTGGATACACAGAAGATGAAATGAAAATCATAGAGTGCATCATCCTCAAAACAAAATTGCCACAGAGCGCCATTACCCTCCTGGGTGAAATTCTTTGTGATTCTGATCTGGATTATCTTGGGCGACCCGATTTTTTTATGATTGCGCAACGCCTGCGCTACGAATGGGAATTGATGGGCAATCGTTATGGTTTGAGGGAATGGTATGAGATGCAGCTCAGATTTCTTGGGAACCATAAATATTATACCCGTGCCGCCCGCCTGTTGCGCGATGAAGGAAAGAGGAAGAACCTTACAGAAATTGAAAGGACATTGGGCAAGTAA